The proteins below come from a single Natrinema sp. SYSU A 869 genomic window:
- a CDS encoding HTTM domain-containing protein: MTGPSPKSETVTATGNEVATLAAVQALVRSRLGIDPRALGAFRIGLGLVILFDLLALRGPGLVTFYTDAGILPRSALEELSPTLARWSLHALSGSVWVQALLFAITGAFAACLLVGYRHRLAAIGSALLLTSLYARNPYLVNGGDTILISLLIFATLLPLDARWAIRPRRRENHSIRKSRDDPRVVSTATVILLSHVVVIYAINAVLKFRSDEWLSGIAVQRIFRLKSFTDYLGPTVAEYPTLLTAINWLWIAVLSSAVLLVLATGRLRTATVAAYVGAHLSMAVTMRLGIFPFVMVTAVLVFLPPPVWDRLEHLASATGLAHRLGALATSGGVDRTDGTERPSAPSRGERTEAGPASSTSVISPRVRRGTRLTASVLLVCVFLAAASWQVTAAGLVDTPGAGDDSVLESASWAFFAPNPPDTDSWYVVEATDASGESTDLIHGGSATFDGPPDAADRYSSTLWDRYGRKGQGAGDPALESAGAYFCEQAPDGVESVTIYRVDQSVDADGPVGEPTPHELIVSQC, translated from the coding sequence ATGACAGGACCCTCACCCAAATCCGAGACCGTGACTGCGACCGGCAACGAGGTGGCAACGCTCGCCGCGGTTCAGGCGCTCGTTCGATCGCGTCTCGGAATCGATCCTCGAGCGCTGGGTGCGTTCCGGATCGGGCTGGGGCTCGTCATCTTGTTCGATTTGCTCGCCCTCCGGGGCCCGGGGCTGGTTACGTTCTATACGGACGCGGGCATCCTCCCGCGGTCCGCCCTCGAGGAGCTCTCACCGACGCTCGCACGCTGGTCGCTACACGCTCTGTCGGGCTCGGTATGGGTGCAAGCCCTCTTGTTCGCGATCACCGGCGCTTTCGCGGCGTGCTTGCTGGTCGGCTACAGACACCGTCTCGCGGCCATCGGTTCGGCACTCCTCCTCACATCGCTGTACGCTCGCAACCCGTATCTGGTCAACGGCGGCGATACGATCCTCATCTCGTTGCTTATTTTCGCGACGTTGCTCCCGCTCGACGCTCGGTGGGCGATCCGCCCTCGCCGCCGCGAAAACCACTCTATTCGTAAGTCTCGAGACGATCCACGCGTGGTTTCGACGGCGACCGTGATACTTCTCTCGCATGTGGTCGTCATCTACGCAATCAACGCGGTTCTCAAGTTCCGGAGCGACGAGTGGCTGTCCGGCATCGCAGTCCAGCGGATCTTCCGACTCAAGAGCTTTACCGACTATTTGGGGCCGACGGTCGCAGAGTATCCCACCCTCTTAACCGCGATTAACTGGCTTTGGATCGCCGTCCTCTCTTCGGCCGTGCTACTCGTGCTCGCGACGGGCCGGCTCCGAACCGCGACCGTCGCCGCCTACGTCGGTGCACATCTCAGTATGGCGGTGACGATGCGCCTGGGTATCTTTCCGTTCGTCATGGTCACCGCCGTACTGGTCTTTCTTCCACCGCCGGTCTGGGACCGTCTCGAGCACCTCGCCTCGGCGACCGGGCTCGCGCACCGCCTCGGTGCGCTCGCAACGAGCGGCGGGGTGGATAGAACGGATGGGACCGAACGACCGTCAGCACCGTCACGCGGCGAGCGAACCGAGGCGGGACCGGCGTCGTCCACATCCGTGATTTCACCCCGCGTTCGACGCGGGACGCGACTCACCGCGTCGGTGCTCCTTGTCTGTGTGTTTCTCGCTGCAGCGAGCTGGCAGGTCACGGCGGCGGGCCTGGTCGATACCCCGGGTGCGGGAGACGACAGCGTTCTGGAGAGCGCGAGCTGGGCCTTTTTCGCGCCGAATCCGCCCGATACCGACAGCTGGTACGTCGTCGAAGCCACCGACGCGTCCGGGGAATCGACCGATCTGATTCATGGGGGATCGGCGACATTCGACGGACCGCCCGACGCCGCGGACCGGTATTCGTCGACGCTCTGGGACCGATATGGACGCAAGGGACAGGGCGCGGGCGATCCCGCGCTCGAGTCGGCGGGGGCGTACTTCTGCGAGCAGGCCCCCGACGGCGTCGAGTCGGTGACCATCTATCGCGTCGACCAGTCGGTCGATGCGGACGGACCGGTCGGTGAACCCACTCCTCATGAGCTGATTGTCAGTCAGTGTTGA
- a CDS encoding DUF6735 family protein: MGHRALVAYQRPDRLYDLRYSHWGGETLSLADEITATTPLADGAVEGPLLADSISRDRILRDHLDPCVHEALYLVAPADDYGVEPYRVCWLEWGDGRDGGRGAIVASRPNDGSTIRVWFRATKTALADIIEMGALSRRAAQAYLEARICEERDGIPYTYGESLDDAESTYTPTPDRWLGDERRGSNETTSNRDESEE, from the coding sequence ATGGGTCATAGGGCGCTCGTCGCCTATCAACGGCCGGATCGCCTCTACGACCTGCGATACAGTCATTGGGGCGGCGAGACGCTGTCGCTCGCCGACGAGATTACGGCGACGACCCCCCTCGCCGACGGCGCAGTCGAGGGGCCGCTGCTGGCAGACTCGATCTCTCGCGATCGAATCCTGCGGGACCATCTTGACCCCTGCGTTCACGAGGCGCTCTATCTCGTTGCTCCGGCCGACGACTACGGCGTTGAACCCTACCGGGTCTGCTGGCTCGAGTGGGGCGACGGCCGCGACGGCGGCCGGGGAGCGATCGTCGCGTCCCGTCCCAACGACGGCAGTACGATCAGGGTCTGGTTTCGCGCAACCAAGACCGCCCTAGCCGACATCATCGAGATGGGGGCGCTCTCGCGACGGGCCGCACAGGCGTATCTCGAGGCCCGCATCTGCGAGGAGCGAGACGGCATCCCCTACACGTACGGCGAATCGCTCGATGACGCCGAATCGACGTATACGCCCACGCCGGACCGCTGGCTCGGGGACGAGCGCCGAGGGAGCAACGAAACGACGAGTAATAGAGACGAATCCGAGGAGTGA
- a CDS encoding DNA mismatch repair protein, whose translation MRLEEYWGVGPKTRETLVEELGRERAIRAIEGGDVRTLADAGLARGRATRILRRATGGAGMAILATSDARSAYKELLDLAVEHAVTQRAADRIRVLTPLESREAMDERLDDVLAARDAWAELADDDRTAVLEAYERYDDRGGSEHAAVEAGLALLAAGVDSGPFAAIADLERERLADAAEALAALDGGRVREGADEELDRLRDALGAVEDMDANALALIEDLRAEGVHDAEGFRQSFEDHLLTETDVTIDRVRDAMPTDATDATDFVGDTLRTLRSDLTDAVDEREQAVASDLEERLADARDAIDRTVEAVDDIALHLSLARFALEYDCTRPIFIEGEARSTSEDTNERNERGSDEAAVSVVNARNITLASRDDESVQPVTYALGEHGVTSVPAGVNAVPDEERVAVLTGANSGGKTTLLETLCQVVLLATMGLPVPADRAEVTPVDSLVFHRRHASFNAGVLESTLRSIVPPLSTGGRTLMLVDEFEAITEPGSAADLLHGLVTLSVDREALGVFVTHLADDLEPLPPEARVDGIFAEGLNPDLELLVDYQPRFDTVGRSTPEFIVSRLVANASDRSERTGFETLAEAVGNEVVQRTLADARWTTGE comes from the coding sequence ATGCGACTCGAGGAGTACTGGGGGGTCGGCCCGAAGACGCGGGAAACGCTGGTCGAGGAACTGGGTCGGGAACGGGCGATCCGGGCGATTGAGGGTGGAGACGTGCGGACGCTCGCGGACGCTGGACTCGCTCGCGGGCGAGCGACGCGAATCCTTCGTCGGGCGACCGGCGGCGCTGGCATGGCTATTCTCGCGACCAGCGACGCCCGATCGGCGTACAAGGAGTTACTAGATCTCGCGGTCGAACATGCCGTTACCCAGCGCGCGGCAGACCGTATTCGGGTGCTCACACCGCTAGAGAGCCGTGAGGCGATGGACGAGCGCCTCGACGACGTGCTCGCGGCTCGAGACGCTTGGGCCGAACTCGCGGACGATGACCGCACTGCCGTGCTCGAGGCCTACGAGCGCTACGACGACCGCGGCGGGAGCGAGCACGCCGCCGTCGAGGCCGGGCTCGCATTGCTGGCAGCCGGCGTCGATTCCGGACCCTTCGCCGCGATCGCGGATCTCGAGCGCGAGCGGCTCGCAGACGCCGCCGAGGCACTGGCAGCGCTCGACGGCGGCCGGGTCCGGGAGGGTGCTGACGAGGAACTCGACCGCCTCCGGGACGCACTCGGTGCCGTTGAGGACATGGATGCGAACGCGCTCGCGTTGATCGAGGACCTGCGCGCCGAGGGCGTCCACGACGCTGAAGGGTTCCGACAGTCGTTCGAAGACCACCTGCTGACCGAGACGGACGTGACGATCGACCGGGTTCGGGACGCGATGCCCACCGACGCGACGGACGCGACCGACTTCGTCGGCGACACGCTGCGGACGCTCCGGAGCGACCTCACCGACGCGGTCGACGAGCGCGAGCAGGCCGTCGCGAGCGATCTCGAGGAACGGCTCGCGGATGCACGCGATGCGATCGATCGGACCGTCGAGGCGGTCGACGACATCGCCTTGCACCTCTCGCTGGCGCGCTTCGCGCTCGAATACGACTGCACCCGTCCGATTTTCATCGAGGGCGAGGCGCGGAGTACCTCGGAAGACACGAACGAACGAAATGAGCGAGGGAGCGACGAAGCCGCCGTCTCCGTCGTCAACGCGCGCAATATCACGCTCGCTTCGCGCGATGACGAGTCAGTCCAGCCGGTCACCTACGCGCTCGGCGAGCACGGCGTGACGAGTGTTCCGGCCGGCGTCAACGCGGTTCCTGATGAAGAGCGCGTCGCCGTTCTGACGGGTGCCAACAGTGGCGGGAAGACGACCCTGCTCGAGACGCTGTGTCAGGTCGTCCTGCTGGCGACGATGGGACTGCCGGTTCCAGCAGACCGGGCCGAGGTGACACCCGTCGACTCGCTGGTCTTCCATCGCCGCCACGCGAGTTTCAACGCCGGCGTCCTCGAATCCACGCTGCGCTCGATCGTGCCGCCACTCTCGACGGGCGGTCGCACCCTAATGCTGGTCGACGAGTTCGAGGCGATCACGGAACCCGGCAGCGCGGCGGACCTGCTCCACGGGCTCGTCACGCTCTCGGTTGACCGCGAGGCGCTCGGCGTGTTCGTCACACACCTCGCGGATGACTTAGAGCCCCTCCCGCCCGAAGCGCGGGTCGACGGCATCTTCGCGGAGGGACTGAACCCCGACCTCGAGTTACTCGTCGACTATCAGCCCCGGTTCGACACTGTGGGCCGGTCGACGCCGGAGTTCATCGTCTCTCGACTCGTCGCGAACGCGAGCGACCGGAGCGAGCGGACGGGGTTCGAGACGCTGGCGGAAGCAGTCGGCAACGAAGTCGTCCAGCGAACGCTCGCGGACGCTCGCTGGACGACCGGTGAGTGA
- a CDS encoding signal peptidase I — translation MTSSRVRRWAELSLTVVVIAATLALIAGQLLGQPVFLVFVETGSMEPTLEPGDGFVAIPSQVTGDPEPGDVVVFESVEVNDGQLTTHRVVAETADGYRTQGDANPFADQDAGEPPVTDDRIAATALQVGGSVVVLPKFGTAVKTVRGGVGWVLAPILAALGLEAGAGIGSAGLVLFGVGLILFVVTLTVGTRRRAPGRPPRRRSTDADSIDPRIVALIVLTLVLVPANAAMIVPSGGYTMSVDADGSEDIEPGESITAEIPMRNGGLITTVVVLETATNDASIEPGSVPLAPGSESAASLRTTAPPSGEERSVAVSEYRYLRVLPTSLLLRFHAIDPLVAWGTINGLLGASVLGFVGGLLGFKQIRVRDQSRNVPLSVQLRRYLR, via the coding sequence GTGACATCGTCACGGGTTCGCCGATGGGCCGAACTCAGCCTCACCGTCGTGGTGATCGCGGCGACGCTAGCCCTGATCGCCGGCCAACTGCTTGGACAGCCGGTTTTTCTGGTGTTCGTCGAGACTGGCAGCATGGAGCCGACCCTTGAGCCCGGGGACGGCTTCGTCGCTATTCCGTCCCAGGTGACCGGTGATCCGGAGCCCGGCGATGTCGTGGTCTTCGAGTCGGTCGAGGTCAATGACGGGCAGCTGACGACCCATCGGGTCGTCGCCGAGACGGCGGACGGTTATCGAACGCAGGGCGACGCCAATCCGTTCGCCGATCAGGACGCCGGCGAGCCGCCGGTGACCGACGACCGAATCGCCGCGACCGCGCTTCAGGTCGGCGGTAGTGTCGTCGTCCTGCCGAAGTTCGGAACGGCCGTCAAGACCGTCCGTGGGGGCGTCGGCTGGGTTCTCGCCCCGATACTGGCCGCTCTCGGCCTCGAGGCCGGTGCCGGAATCGGCAGCGCCGGCCTCGTCCTGTTCGGGGTCGGTCTGATACTGTTCGTCGTTACACTCACTGTCGGGACCAGACGACGGGCTCCGGGTCGGCCCCCTCGTCGCAGGTCGACCGACGCCGATAGTATCGATCCCCGCATCGTCGCACTGATAGTCCTCACGCTCGTGCTGGTGCCGGCCAACGCCGCGATGATCGTACCCAGCGGCGGCTATACGATGTCGGTCGACGCTGACGGCAGCGAGGATATCGAACCCGGTGAGTCGATCACGGCAGAGATCCCGATGCGCAACGGCGGACTTATCACGACGGTGGTCGTCCTCGAGACGGCAACCAACGACGCGTCGATCGAGCCTGGGTCCGTGCCGCTCGCGCCGGGGAGCGAGTCCGCGGCGTCGCTGCGGACGACGGCACCCCCGTCGGGCGAGGAACGGTCGGTCGCGGTGTCGGAGTATCGATACCTCCGGGTACTGCCGACATCGCTACTCCTGCGATTCCATGCGATCGATCCACTGGTCGCGTGGGGGACGATCAACGGTCTATTGGGCGCGAGCGTCCTCGGGTTCGTCGGTGGCCTCCTCGGGTTCAAGCAGATTCGCGTCCGAGACCAGTCCCGTAACGTCCCTCTTAGCGTCCAGCTCCGCCGCTATCTCCGGTAA
- a CDS encoding DUF5305 family protein: MLALGGIASLAVLGWGRHRCLFAVTAADRARVEYRRARADFDDWISAGTVPEDDDRTRVTVESLAAIADVAIDTDRRVIQIDGPTYVVLVEDVRYVYEPPADVAVASSEDTSDPTIGTASATEVVADDPIDATDRHAADTQSDAIDQGVTDEASERDVPDEWEFGEPAGDADPSDESDDDPDDWIFDDSSTIEEEREQSPREREAD; encoded by the coding sequence GTGCTGGCCCTCGGCGGGATCGCCAGTCTGGCGGTCTTGGGATGGGGGCGACATCGCTGCCTGTTCGCGGTCACGGCAGCAGACCGTGCTCGAGTCGAGTATCGACGAGCCCGCGCGGACTTCGACGACTGGATCTCCGCCGGGACCGTCCCCGAAGACGACGACCGGACCAGAGTGACGGTCGAATCGCTCGCCGCGATCGCGGACGTAGCAATCGATACGGACCGGCGGGTAATCCAGATCGACGGGCCAACGTACGTCGTCCTCGTTGAGGACGTCCGCTACGTCTACGAACCGCCGGCCGACGTGGCAGTGGCCAGCAGTGAGGATACAAGCGATCCGACCATTGGAACGGCATCGGCGACCGAAGTCGTCGCGGACGATCCGATCGACGCGACAGACCGGCACGCCGCGGATACGCAATCCGATGCGATCGACCAAGGCGTGACTGACGAGGCGAGCGAGCGGGACGTCCCCGACGAGTGGGAGTTTGGCGAACCGGCCGGAGATGCTGACCCCAGCGACGAATCGGATGACGATCCCGACGACTGGATATTCGACGATTCCTCGACCATCGAGGAGGAGCGCGAGCAGTCTCCTCGTGAGCGAGAAGCGGACTGA
- the purF gene encoding amidophosphoribosyltransferase: MTEKCGVVGVSLDGRDAARPLYYALYALQHRGQESAGIVTHDGFQQHSHVEMGLVGDVFDEDDLDMLNGSAGVGHVRYPTAGSVDSCCAQPFSVSFKSGSLGLSHNGNLVNADEIRDELAAVGHAFTSDGDTEVIAHDLARNLLEEDLVRAVKRTMGRIHGSYSLTISHDDTILGVRDPQGNRPLCIGKLEDGYILASESAAIDTLDGDLVRDVRPGELVVLQEDGAGFDSYQLVENENTAHCFFEHVYFARPDSVIDDTLVYEARRNLGRKLWEESGVETDVVMPVPDSGRAFASGYADAASETTADGEPRDADDDGVEFAEGLMKNRYVGRTFIMPTQDERERAVRLKLNPIKSTIEGKTVTVIDDSIVRGTTSTQLVQLLKDCGAEEVHVRIGAPEIVAPCYMGIDMATREELIASDKSVAEIRDEIAADSLAYLSTDAVAEVLGKERLDLCLGCVTGEYPYDIEGEETDRDVSRPDVGEQPLHADD, translated from the coding sequence ATGACCGAAAAGTGCGGCGTCGTCGGCGTCTCACTGGACGGTCGAGACGCGGCACGACCGTTGTACTACGCGCTCTACGCACTCCAGCACCGCGGCCAGGAGTCAGCCGGGATCGTCACGCACGACGGCTTCCAGCAACACAGCCATGTCGAGATGGGCCTAGTGGGCGACGTCTTCGACGAGGACGACCTCGATATGCTCAACGGCTCGGCGGGGGTGGGTCACGTCCGGTATCCGACGGCCGGCTCGGTCGACTCCTGCTGTGCACAGCCGTTCTCCGTCTCGTTCAAGAGCGGCTCGCTGGGTCTTTCGCACAACGGCAACCTCGTCAACGCTGACGAGATCCGCGACGAACTCGCCGCTGTGGGCCACGCTTTCACCAGCGACGGCGACACCGAGGTCATCGCCCACGACCTCGCGCGCAACCTCTTAGAGGAGGACCTCGTTCGGGCCGTCAAACGGACGATGGGGCGAATTCACGGCTCGTACTCGCTGACGATCAGCCACGACGATACCATCCTCGGCGTACGCGATCCGCAGGGGAACCGCCCGCTTTGTATCGGGAAACTCGAGGACGGTTACATTCTCGCCTCGGAGTCGGCAGCGATCGACACGTTAGATGGGGACCTCGTCCGCGACGTTCGACCGGGCGAACTCGTCGTCCTTCAGGAGGACGGCGCGGGTTTCGATTCCTACCAACTCGTCGAGAACGAGAACACCGCTCACTGCTTCTTCGAACACGTCTACTTTGCGCGACCCGACAGCGTCATCGACGACACGCTCGTCTACGAGGCGCGGCGCAATCTGGGCCGCAAACTCTGGGAAGAAAGCGGCGTCGAGACTGACGTCGTGATGCCAGTTCCCGACTCCGGACGCGCCTTCGCCTCGGGTTACGCCGACGCCGCAAGCGAGACGACCGCCGACGGTGAGCCACGAGACGCGGACGACGACGGCGTCGAGTTTGCCGAGGGACTGATGAAGAACCGCTACGTCGGCCGGACGTTCATCATGCCGACCCAGGACGAGCGCGAACGCGCGGTGCGGCTCAAACTCAACCCGATCAAATCGACGATCGAGGGCAAGACCGTCACCGTCATCGACGACTCGATCGTCCGCGGGACGACCTCGACCCAACTCGTCCAGCTCCTGAAGGACTGCGGGGCCGAAGAGGTTCACGTTCGAATCGGTGCCCCGGAGATCGTCGCCCCCTGCTACATGGGGATCGACATGGCCACTCGCGAGGAACTGATCGCTTCGGACAAGTCCGTCGCCGAGATTCGCGACGAGATCGCCGCCGACAGCCTCGCCTACCTCTCGACCGACGCCGTCGCCGAGGTGCTCGGGAAGGAGCGACTCGACCTCTGTCTGGGCTGCGTAACGGGGGAGTACCCCTACGATATCGAGGGCGAAGAGACCGACCGCGACGTGAGTCGTCCCGACGTTGGCGAGCAGCCACTTCACGCGGACGACTAA
- a CDS encoding SLC13 family permease: protein MVAERERTARAVTWRLWRYLWIVNARTKAYLALDAPAMIADMDDLTAEERRLAQRVFPDGGRDPDGGGETDPGGEWEEGPDGGSDSDGSRGDDGGSPFDVGGTYRLRQKVGFVLGPLLFALIFLSPTPSGLSAAGKAVAAVTAWVAVWWMSEAIPIPATSLLPIVLFPLTGALPVAETTPSYGHPLIFLFMGGFFLAMAMQRWGLHRRIALRTIKAVGTEPSRLILGFMLATAFLSMWVSNSATVMMMVPIALAVIYQTADLVDESDLAVDTSEGNFSFGIALMLCIAYGASVGGVSTLIGTPPNVLFAGQADALFDQSVSFAEWMLYGVPISAIGLVAVYTYVTRAVAPQFEELPAGADTIDRELERLGPMKRQEKMVAVVFVGMAAAWIGASLIDPLLGVAPPEDADTIVAIGGAMVLFTLPTTTADGNHTFLLDWTNAVDIPWGVILLFGGGLAIASGFGDTGLAEWIGEGLGLLEGVPMIAILFAVVLMTIFLTEVTSNTATTAMLMPILAGVAVGIGVHPFGLMIAGATAASFAFMLPVATPPNAIVFGSGYITLPQMAKIGIGLNVIGIILITLVALGWLPIAWGIDIGTLPTEFAEAFQG, encoded by the coding sequence ATGGTGGCCGAACGCGAGCGGACCGCTCGAGCGGTGACCTGGCGGCTGTGGCGGTACTTGTGGATCGTCAACGCCCGGACGAAGGCATATCTCGCGCTCGACGCACCGGCCATGATCGCAGACATGGACGATCTGACGGCTGAGGAACGACGCCTCGCACAACGGGTGTTTCCCGACGGCGGACGCGATCCGGACGGAGGTGGCGAAACCGATCCCGGCGGTGAGTGGGAGGAGGGCCCTGATGGCGGTTCGGACAGCGACGGGAGTCGCGGGGACGACGGCGGCTCTCCGTTCGACGTCGGCGGCACGTACCGCCTCCGACAGAAGGTCGGCTTCGTCCTCGGCCCGCTCCTGTTCGCGCTCATCTTCCTCTCGCCGACGCCGAGCGGGCTGTCCGCCGCGGGGAAGGCCGTTGCCGCCGTCACGGCCTGGGTCGCCGTCTGGTGGATGTCCGAGGCGATCCCAATCCCAGCGACGTCGCTGTTGCCGATCGTCCTGTTTCCGCTGACCGGCGCGTTGCCCGTCGCAGAGACGACGCCGTCGTACGGCCACCCGCTGATTTTCCTGTTCATGGGTGGGTTCTTCCTCGCGATGGCGATGCAACGGTGGGGATTGCACCGCCGGATCGCGCTGCGGACGATCAAAGCCGTCGGCACCGAACCCTCGAGACTCATCCTCGGGTTCATGCTCGCGACGGCGTTCCTCTCGATGTGGGTCTCGAATAGTGCGACCGTGATGATGATGGTCCCCATCGCGCTCGCGGTCATCTACCAGACCGCAGACCTCGTCGACGAGAGCGACCTCGCAGTCGACACGAGCGAAGGCAATTTCTCCTTCGGCATCGCGCTGATGCTCTGTATCGCCTACGGCGCGTCCGTCGGCGGCGTCTCGACGCTCATCGGAACCCCGCCGAACGTGCTCTTCGCGGGCCAGGCCGACGCGCTCTTCGACCAGTCGGTCTCGTTCGCCGAGTGGATGCTCTACGGCGTTCCCATCTCGGCGATCGGTCTCGTGGCAGTCTACACCTACGTCACGCGGGCAGTGGCACCGCAGTTCGAGGAACTCCCCGCCGGTGCGGACACGATCGACCGCGAACTCGAGCGACTCGGCCCGATGAAGCGACAGGAAAAAATGGTCGCCGTCGTCTTCGTCGGGATGGCCGCGGCCTGGATCGGTGCCAGCCTGATCGATCCGCTCCTCGGTGTCGCACCACCCGAGGACGCCGATACGATCGTTGCGATCGGCGGCGCGATGGTCCTGTTCACGCTCCCGACGACGACCGCAGACGGTAACCACACCTTCCTGCTCGACTGGACCAACGCCGTCGACATCCCGTGGGGCGTCATCCTCCTATTCGGCGGCGGCCTCGCGATCGCCAGTGGCTTCGGCGATACCGGCCTCGCGGAATGGATCGGCGAAGGGCTCGGTCTCCTCGAGGGCGTGCCGATGATCGCCATTCTGTTCGCCGTAGTCCTGATGACGATCTTTCTGACGGAAGTCACGTCGAACACGGCGACGACGGCGATGCTGATGCCCATCCTCGCAGGCGTTGCGGTCGGCATCGGCGTCCATCCGTTCGGATTAATGATCGCGGGCGCGACCGCTGCCTCGTTCGCGTTCATGCTGCCGGTCGCGACGCCGCCGAACGCGATCGTCTTCGGCAGCGGCTACATCACGTTGCCACAGATGGCCAAGATCGGCATCGGTCTGAACGTCATCGGAATTATCTTAATCACGCTCGTCGCGCTCGGCTGGCTGCCGATCGCCTGGGGAATCGATATCGGAACACTCCCGACGGAGTTCGCGGAGGCGTTTCAAGGATGA
- a CDS encoding 4-oxalocrotonate tautomerase family protein: MPLLQFDTTLSPSDAEKTAFAERVTDYYTTEMATTAGHVAVTIREHEAADLHLGRAVEGPLLFLDAEIRRGRSFERKRAFALAAMEYAGDTFDVPDENMKVVFTEHPGEAMMGVDRVGGEWDGESDDSE, translated from the coding sequence ATGCCCCTGTTACAGTTCGACACGACGCTGTCGCCGTCGGACGCGGAGAAGACCGCCTTCGCCGAGCGGGTGACGGACTACTACACGACCGAGATGGCGACGACAGCGGGTCACGTCGCGGTGACGATCCGCGAACACGAGGCAGCCGACCTCCACCTCGGGCGCGCCGTCGAGGGACCGCTGCTCTTTCTCGACGCCGAGATCCGCCGCGGCCGATCGTTCGAGCGGAAGCGGGCGTTCGCGCTCGCTGCCATGGAGTACGCCGGGGATACCTTCGACGTTCCCGACGAGAACATGAAGGTCGTCTTCACTGAACACCCCGGCGAGGCGATGATGGGCGTCGACCGCGTCGGCGGCGAGTGGGACGGCGAGAGCGACGATTCCGAGTAA
- a CDS encoding universal stress protein, with protein sequence MYRVLLPVDESEPRARAQATVVRDLPGATTDVSVDVLHVREGESGTDAEWAAGGFTEEYAAEMERVTDDEALPESVEAAVDVLDASDLKWTIRTATGDPAATILEAAAEYDSDVIVIGVQNRSPVGKVLFGSVAQAVILDSERPVTVVPAT encoded by the coding sequence ATGTACCGCGTACTGCTTCCAGTCGACGAATCCGAACCGCGAGCGCGGGCACAGGCCACCGTCGTCCGCGACCTTCCGGGCGCGACGACGGACGTCTCAGTCGACGTGCTTCACGTTCGCGAGGGCGAGTCGGGAACGGATGCTGAGTGGGCGGCGGGCGGGTTCACCGAGGAGTACGCTGCCGAGATGGAGCGGGTCACCGACGACGAGGCCCTTCCCGAATCGGTCGAGGCAGCGGTCGACGTACTGGACGCGAGCGACCTCAAGTGGACAATCAGGACGGCAACCGGCGATCCCGCAGCGACGATCCTCGAGGCGGCGGCGGAGTACGATAGCGATGTGATCGTTATCGGCGTCCAGAATCGGTCGCCCGTCGGCAAGGTGCTCTTCGGGAGCGTCGCCCAGGCCGTGATACTCGACAGCGAGCGGCCGGTAACCGTCGTTCCGGCGACCTGA
- a CDS encoding glycerophosphoryl diester phosphodiesterase membrane domain-containing protein — MEQHLRRKGSIGTLVAATEWLRRNPVLIVIFLLYGLLEAFSNSPGTLGLLFAVAAFLAVIYVDGLAHVIGEQEARGASSDIARASTTVRQRYLSLFGATVVYVLAVAAGLIFFVLPGLYLAVRLSLAFPACVIDDQDAVESLKTSWTVADGNLAKLVGISLTWLFVFLGGMVVAFVATDLSVTDLNEGFSLTYFAATVVLTAIGSPIVQLAYARVYLENRPHSETDAGETDRREQPSWGATDDGTQTERGDDRWRDDD; from the coding sequence ATGGAACAACATCTCCGACGAAAAGGGTCAATCGGAACCCTCGTCGCGGCGACCGAGTGGCTCCGACGAAATCCGGTTTTGATCGTTATCTTCCTCCTGTACGGGCTTCTGGAGGCGTTCAGTAACAGTCCCGGCACCCTCGGGTTGCTCTTCGCCGTCGCTGCCTTCCTTGCCGTAATATACGTCGACGGTCTCGCTCATGTGATCGGCGAGCAGGAAGCGCGCGGAGCGTCGAGTGATATCGCTCGAGCATCGACTACCGTCCGCCAGCGGTACTTATCGCTGTTCGGTGCGACGGTCGTCTACGTTCTGGCCGTCGCCGCCGGACTGATCTTCTTCGTGCTTCCGGGACTCTATCTCGCCGTTCGACTCTCGCTCGCGTTCCCCGCATGCGTCATCGACGACCAGGACGCGGTCGAGAGCCTCAAGACGAGTTGGACTGTCGCCGATGGAAACCTCGCGAAACTGGTCGGCATCTCCCTCACGTGGCTGTTCGTTTTCCTCGGCGGAATGGTCGTGGCGTTCGTCGCGACCGATCTCAGCGTTACCGATCTCAACGAGGGGTTCTCTCTCACGTACTTCGCCGCCACGGTTGTCCTGACCGCGATCGGCAGTCCGATCGTCCAACTCGCGTATGCTCGTGTCTACCTCGAGAACCGGCCCCACTCCGAGACGGACGCCGGCGAAACCGACCGTCGTGAGCAGCCGTCGTGGGGAGCGACGGATGACGGAACGCAAACGGAGCGCGGGGACGACCGATGGAGAGACGACGACTGA